The following nucleotide sequence is from Paenibacillus andongensis.
AGGAAAATGATCGTTCCCCAACCCATCTCTTTCCAAATACTCTGTGTGATGATCATGGGACGAAACCAGCTTTCACTTGTCAGAAAGTCGATTTTATACCCGAATAGCTTAAACATCACTTCATTGATGACTCCACCTTCAGTCGTCAAAAGAAGATAGGAAATACTTGCAACGATAACCATCGAAATAAAATGCGGGATATAAATCAGCGATTGAATAAAGCGTTTGTAAAAAGATTTTCGGACTTCATTTAACAAGATTGCCAGTATGATCGGTGCTGGGAAGAAAAACACCATATCGTACAAGCCGAGCATTAGCGTGTTGCGTATCAATCTGAAAAATACGGGATCTTGGAAGAATTGTTTGAAGTTATCTAATCCGACCCACTCGCTTTTAAAAAAACCGACGTAGGGTTGATAATTTTTGAAGGCAAGCAGAACCCCCCACATTGGAACATATTTAAAAATAATAAAGTAGGCCAATCCCGGCAGCAGCAGCAGCAGTAAGTATTTATCTCTTAATACTTTGCCTATTAATGTGTTGCGCTTGGAAGTTCTTACGGCTGGGACAGGCGCTATGTGCTGTTCAGCACCTGATGTTTTGATCATGTTCTCACTCCTTCGCAATTGGATTGATGTTTTTAGCATGTCGCTTTGTAAGTTAAACACTATAAGATTCAAATATTTCTGACAATCATACTATTTTGAAATCGCTTTCCCCAAAAAAGTATGAAACCGGAAAAAAAGTATGAGAGCCAAAAAAGGCCCGGCAAAAAGGTCATATTGTTTGTAATTAAAGGGTTTATTACGATGTAGATATCAAAACTTTACTATTGCATTCTTGGAAAGGTTTTAACGAAAAAACGCTAAGGAGAGATGAACTTGTACAGAAAATTATACCATGGGGCGGCTTACTATCCTGAGCTTTGGGATGAAGCGGTGATCGAGCAGGATATCAAGTTAATGAAAGAAACAGGAATCAATGTTGTCCGGATTGGAGAGTTTGCTTGGTCGAAAATAGAACCGGAAGAAGGGAAGATCGACATTCGCTTTTTTGTTGAAATGATCAACCGACTGTATGAAAACGGCATTGAGACTGTGATGTGTACGCCAACTCCCACACCTCCGATTTGGTTATCGTATGGTCATCCAGAGCGTATGTATGTTGATGAGCATGGAAACGTGATGGGGCATGGGTCAAGGCAGCATGCTTGTACAAATAACGCCTACTTTCGAGAAAGAGCGGCGATAATGACAGGGCAGCTTGCACGGGCTGTCGGGCGTTTACCAGGTGTCATCGGTTGGCAGATTGACAACGAGTTTAAGGCTCATGTTAGCAGCTGTATGTGTGAAACATGCAAAGGTTTATGGCATCGATGGTTAGAAGAGCGCTACGGCTCGATCGATGAATTGAATGCAGCGTGGGGAACACAAATTTGGAGCGAATATTACCATAGCTTTGAGCAAGTGCCCCAGCCGGGACATGCACCGTTTCTTCATAATTCCTCTTTGAGTACGATGTACCAACTATTCTCAATGGAGAAGATTGCAGAGTTTTCAGATGAGCAAGCGGCTATTATACGTAATTATTCAAATGCCTCCATCACCCATAACAGCAGTGTTGCCTTTCATGTAGATAATGAACGCCTGTTCCAAAACCTTGATTTTGCTTCATTTGACACCTATGCAGCAGCCAATAATACGCCGGCTTATTTGATCAACTGTGATTTGTGGAGAAATTTCAAGAAAGGCAGGGCTTTCTGGATCATGGAGACGAGTCCGTCTTTCAGTGCATCGCTAGAAAACTATGCAACGCCTCATCCTAACGGATACTTGAAGGCAGAAGCCGTGGCTGCTTATGCCTTGGGAGCAGAAGCCTTCTGTTATTGGCTGTGGAGGCAGCAGCGGACCGGATGCGAACAACCTCACGGATCAGTGATCAGTGCATGGGGAAAACCAACGGTGGGATATCAAAATGTCATAGAGGTTGAACAAGCAAGAAAGGAAATAGAATCGTTACTTCTTGCATCCAAACCTTCTCAAGCCGAGATAGCCATCACCTATTCAGATCGCTCGAAAGCATTTTTAAAAACGGAGCCGCATACAAAATTAAATCATCGAGGACTTGTAACTGCATTTTATGAACGATTTTTGGCCATGGGGATTCATAGGGATCTTATTCCGGAAGGAGCGGATTTGGACGGGTACAAGCTATTGTTCACCCCCTTTATCCACTATGTGTCATCTGATTATCTGAGCCGTGCCAAACAATTCGTGCAAGAAGGGGGGATATGGGTGGTTGGTCCGCTTACTGGAGGGCGAACGGAACATCATACCATACATACGGATGCGGCATTAGGCGCATTAGAGGATCTTGCAGGTGTCGAAACACTGTACACCTATCCGTTGGATGGAACAGGTACAATCGGTCAAGCATTCGGAATATCGGCCCCATTAGGAATGTGGAGCGCAGTGTACGAACCGAAAGAATCGAAATCGATGGGTATGATCACGGAAGGATTAACACCAAACTATGCGTTTATCACAGAGAAGCGGCTAGGCAAAGGGAAAATCGTCATGCTGGGCTCGATGCCTATGGGCGAGGAGGGGGATGTGATGTTGAAGAAACTCATCGGACATTATGCTGTTGAAGCCGATGTTTTGCTTAGAACGGATGTTACACAAGGTACAATCGTCGCTCCGAGACAAGGAAATGGCTATACCATCTGGGTGATCATTAATATGGATGGAAACGGAGGTAACGTTACAATCCCTCAGGAAGGGTTTGATGCATTGAAGCAGCAGCCAGTATTTCCGGGGAAATTAGAAATTGGCAAGTATGAATATCGCATCATTCAATTTAGTGCAGATTTCCCAAAATAACGAATCGACGTTCCACTAACTAGAGGCCGGGTGACTCGTGCCTTGCAATCGATCGGAATAAAAGAGATGGCAAGAATAACCTGCCATCTCTTTTTTTGTTTTAAATAATTCCGTTACTCGGTTTGGGATATGTCTTTAACCCATTTGTACGTTAGAAGCGAAGACAGGAATACCAATGCCAGCCCTTGTCCCCAGCCTTGAATCCGTTCATGCGCAACTCCTTTATAACCGTCGGCGTCCTTCATCACGGCTGTTCCAGCCGATACGTCCAACACAGTTCCGTTATTCGAAATTTTCGATAATATAGCAGGCACGGCTTTCTGAATATACTTATTGTACATAGGGGCACCGATGGCTTCGTTATATCGAATCAATCCGGCGGCAAGACCTGCAGAGCCCGATGTTTCCTCATAAGCGGTCGGATCGTTCAGCACGGTGTGCCAAAGACCATCATCGGATTGGAGCCGGACGATACTGCTAAGTTGATCACGCAGCGAATCGTATATTTTCATATAAGACGGATGTGTAACTTCTACGATATGCAGCGCTTCGGACATCGTATAAGCCGCCCATGAATTGCCGCGCGCCCAATAGACAGCGGACATGTTGTTCTGGGCGATATGGTCCCAACCGTGAAAATACAAATTTGTTTCACGATCCTGCAAGAAACGCTCGTGAGCATGGTACTGCCGTAAGCCATCCTCCAGCCAATCGTTTCTACGAAGCAGGGTGCCGATACGGATCTGAAAATATCCGGCCATAAACATCGTATCGACCCAAGCCTGCTGCGGGAAATCGTAATTTTGCGATACGGTGTGCTGAAATACGCCATCTGCGAAGCGAACCGCATCCGTTCGCAAGAATTCCGCCATTTGAATGGCTATATCCAGATAACGTTCCGATTTGGTTTGTTCGAACAAGGTAAGCAATGTATGACCGATGGATACAGCGTTGACGGTTAACGTAGGAATGCCGTCCTCCAACTGTTCATCAATCCACGTTTGCAATTGATCCAAATATTTAGTTTCGCCGGTAGCTAGATAGGCTTGGCCTACACCATAGAAAGCGACTCCGGCAGGCCAATCCCATGTCATATCCATCTGAAACGTTCTGGTTACGAGGCGGTCGATGGCTTGTTTAATATCCATTTCATTTATAGTTACGTATTTCAAAACAGTTCCTCCTCGAGCAAATGAAAATTGAAATCTAAGCCTATATGGATTTTTTTTTCTGATCCTCGGCATAGAAAGGGCTCAGATATTCAGCGTTAAGCTCCGTCGGCAGTTCGTTTCCGATCAGCTCCAGGCACATGATCGCATTCAATGACCATTGCGACGTTACGTTCGTCGTGATGCTCGGCAGCTCTTGAATCGGTCGGACATATGCGAGCTCCGGCACTTGATAGGTTAGCGTCGCGTCCTCACTGTCTCCCGGCAGACGATTTTCCAGCATAATGCGCCATGTTTTCGCAGCCAAGTCCGCGTTATTGCGTCGGTTGGCTGCGTAGGCCGCCATCGATGCCGCAAACATTGGCCAACTGAATTGGTTAGGATGGATGACCCCATTCGTGCGTGCTAACTTTTCCTCTGGTTCTAGGTAATAGAATTCCCCAAATTCTATGAGCATGTCATCCCATTCAGGATCAGAGAGCAGGTGCGAAAGCTCAATCCACACTTGCGGCGCGCCAAAGGAAATGACCATATGATATCCGTAGTTGCCGTCGCTGATATGGGTAAGTATTCC
It contains:
- a CDS encoding ABC transporter permease, whose amino-acid sequence is MKTSGAEQHIAPVPAVRTSKRNTLIGKVLRDKYLLLLLLPGLAYFIIFKYVPMWGVLLAFKNYQPYVGFFKSEWVGLDNFKQFFQDPVFFRLIRNTLMLGLYDMVFFFPAPIILAILLNEVRKSFYKRFIQSLIYIPHFISMVIVASISYLLLTTEGGVINEVMFKLFGYKIDFLTSESWFRPMIITQSIWKEMGWGTIIFLAALAGVDQEQYEAAIVDGASRFRQLWHITLPAIQGTIIVVLILRMGHFMDRGFEQVLLMINPLNRPVAEVFDTYVYTAGIVQGAFSYSAAVGLFKAIIGVILVFTTNYLAKRAGHSGIF
- a CDS encoding beta-galactosidase, whose amino-acid sequence is MYRKLYHGAAYYPELWDEAVIEQDIKLMKETGINVVRIGEFAWSKIEPEEGKIDIRFFVEMINRLYENGIETVMCTPTPTPPIWLSYGHPERMYVDEHGNVMGHGSRQHACTNNAYFRERAAIMTGQLARAVGRLPGVIGWQIDNEFKAHVSSCMCETCKGLWHRWLEERYGSIDELNAAWGTQIWSEYYHSFEQVPQPGHAPFLHNSSLSTMYQLFSMEKIAEFSDEQAAIIRNYSNASITHNSSVAFHVDNERLFQNLDFASFDTYAAANNTPAYLINCDLWRNFKKGRAFWIMETSPSFSASLENYATPHPNGYLKAEAVAAYALGAEAFCYWLWRQQRTGCEQPHGSVISAWGKPTVGYQNVIEVEQARKEIESLLLASKPSQAEIAITYSDRSKAFLKTEPHTKLNHRGLVTAFYERFLAMGIHRDLIPEGADLDGYKLLFTPFIHYVSSDYLSRAKQFVQEGGIWVVGPLTGGRTEHHTIHTDAALGALEDLAGVETLYTYPLDGTGTIGQAFGISAPLGMWSAVYEPKESKSMGMITEGLTPNYAFITEKRLGKGKIVMLGSMPMGEEGDVMLKKLIGHYAVEADVLLRTDVTQGTIVAPRQGNGYTIWVIINMDGNGGNVTIPQEGFDALKQQPVFPGKLEIGKYEYRIIQFSADFPK
- a CDS encoding glycoside hydrolase family 88/105 protein — its product is MDIKQAIDRLVTRTFQMDMTWDWPAGVAFYGVGQAYLATGETKYLDQLQTWIDEQLEDGIPTLTVNAVSIGHTLLTLFEQTKSERYLDIAIQMAEFLRTDAVRFADGVFQHTVSQNYDFPQQAWVDTMFMAGYFQIRIGTLLRRNDWLEDGLRQYHAHERFLQDRETNLYFHGWDHIAQNNMSAVYWARGNSWAAYTMSEALHIVEVTHPSYMKIYDSLRDQLSSIVRLQSDDGLWHTVLNDPTAYEETSGSAGLAAGLIRYNEAIGAPMYNKYIQKAVPAILSKISNNGTVLDVSAGTAVMKDADGYKGVAHERIQGWGQGLALVFLSSLLTYKWVKDISQTE